TTTTAGGTCTCAGCTTGGATCATCCATCCAACCAAAAGGTCCTAAGGTGCATTTGTAGGCTGATTATATGGCAGGCCTGGATGCTCATGGGAATACGGCCGACTCCTGGGAATTCAAACGTGGAAACATAAACAAAGTAATGCAAAACAACGGTTTGAGGAATCTAATCCCAATGTAAACATGTACATTTCACTCACAGAACTTTCAGTAGCCAGAAGTCTGATTATTGGGTTTATCAGATAAAGGCATGAAGCGTATAGAACTTgatcttaaaaaacaaacaatcaattgTTCACGTCTTAATATTGTTAATTTGACTTTACAAATGGAAGAATACGAATATGTGAAGAATCAAGAATTATTATAGTGAAGTTACTTTCAGGAGCTGCTCTACAGTGCGGTTGATTTATAAAGAACCTTAAACACATCTTTAGTCAAAGCTTTTTGTATCATACATTGGTTTTTACAGTAGCTCTTCACACACTCTGTCTTTCCAGCATCTGGATCCTGAGTCGTCGCTTCTACTGAATGTAAATTACAAACTTTACTCCCCTCCGCGCTGCTCTCCTTACATCCTTTAACCTATGGATTCCTTGAATAACAGTGGTTAGTCATTACCATTCTGGGTCTAGATTACAACTCGTGCAGGGAAATGTTTAGGTTCAGGTTGTCAAAGCGAGGATATACATGTGGGTGGTGCCAGACCACACAGCCACATTTTCAGAGAAAACTTTTCCTCATGACTTTTAAAATTGACTTTTGACCGGATTTATTCAGATTGGACCAAGATAGAGGACATAGAGATGGGGCTGAGGATATTGATGGTGAAAGTAGTGGATGCTTGGGATGGTATcttaaaaaaagagaatcagAGACTGAGTGTGGGAATAAAAAAGAGggtaagagacagagagactgcGAGATcttaaagagaataaaaacagagacagcTCTGGTAGAACAGAAACTAAGTATGCAATGATGCCTCTGATCTATTTTAGCCTCAGGGTAAAtatgtatccccccccccccccccctttccctcaAAAACACTCTCAGAAGCCGTTTCAGACACGACCTGCgggtaaaatccggagaatCGGCTCCAGAGGCTAACCAGAGTTTGcttttcaaacatgcacaacaTCGAAGGTTCTCTGCACGggcgcgttcacaacaacaatgaATTCTCTGAGTCATTCAGGAATGAGGTGAAGCAGCCGGGAGCAGCAGGccgaggcaggaagtgacgtttTATCTAAGATGCAGAGATCACCGACACCTTGGTGGGCTCTTATCACAACAAActcttctttgtcttttacgtgtgtgtcactgcttttCACCTggagatatttattttgtttttgttttatttattttagcatGTGTCGCAtgttagaagcgtcatcaacACTCCCACTCGCaagggatcccctgctgtgttctcacatcggcttCTCCTGGATTCCTACAGACATTACACTATGAGGCCAGGCAGAGAAAGGGCGCATAAACTGTGGAGCCTCTCAATCAGacatttgctttcacacatgcacttcctCCGGAGAGAATAGGGAAAAACTGCAAAGTCCAGTGCAAGTCTAAAGGCATCTAAAGTGACTTCCACAAGAAACATGAAGAATGTATCCAGATCAATTTCAGGAGCATCCATAAATGATGTAAGTGCTCTTTATGTGAAGCGCTGGTAAATAAGATCCCATCTCAGAGCGGTTGGAAGGGCAGTCATAAAAGGTTTTTTACTGGCAGCATGAAACTCAATTGGGGGACAATTAGAAGCGAAGCACCCAGAGACCCACGTCCTGACTCAAGGCAGCgactcacagcagcagctttagcAAGAGATCGCTGCCTCAACATCAAACAGTCTGGCAGCACTGAGAAGTGGCCCCTCTTTGTACTTAATTAGACCCAGTTTATCCTAATtgggttgttgtgtgtgtgtgtgtgtgtgtgtgtgtgtgtgtctctgtgtgtgtgtgaaattgtaAATTGTAGAGACTGGTTTAGCAAAAAGCAGAGAACATGTGATTATGACAGGATCGAAAGAAAAGTTAGTATGGCTATAGAATGATATATTGTGTCTTTGGACGAAGAATTCAAGAGAGCTTTTTGTGATGGGGGCCAATGGCgctgttgatgtgctgtaaaaaacacatgatcataGCATTGGGAGTTATATGTTACATCCTGAGTCCTGCctcctgtgccccccccccctcacctgaaagCTCTGGAGATGTTTGGTCTTGTTGTTGTCAAAagtctcctgctgcgttgtccATATGTGAATTGCAACGGACTTTCATGTCTGACCTAAATAGAAGTACAATTGTttgtatgtacgtgtgtgtgtgcttgtgtgtgtgtgtatgtttgtgtgtgtgaaaacatgcCTTTCTTGCCTCTCTGTGATGTCTTATAATTGTGCATGGTTTGTTATGTCTGACTTGAAACCTACAAGTTATGACTCGGGGAAAAAAAGCTAATTGCAGTAAACTCATATCCAGGCTCACAGCTCCAGTTTTACTGTGAGCATTGAAGACTATATTCCAATTGACATCATGCCctaaaaaaaatgctttcatGGGCACTTCGCGACCACATCAAACTGTTGCTTATGGCTGTCGGTGTAACCGTCTCCATTTTTCTCGCTCTGAGCAACTTGGCAAACACAAAATTCTGACTCACCTGCCGCGCCACATCCAGTGAGGAGAAGTAAACGAATCAACGCTATCATCTTGCCTCAAAAACCTCTTCAGCTGTTTCACAACAAGGTTTAGttttcacctcttcttcttcgttttcttcttctcctgctttccTGAGCCTCCAAACACTAAAAGACTTATTCTTCTTCACACAATCCTTCTGCAAGAGCGGCTGGTGAAGTTTCTCACCTCCAGGTATCTATAGAGCTAATAAATGAATGAGGCTAAACAAAGTTAGGTTCCTTCCACCACTACcattttgtagttttgcctGAAATCTTTTGTTTGAGAGCAGgtgaaacatgcacacacacacacacacatacctgccCTCACCTTCTTACCAGTTTGCATCAGAAATATCCGTCAAATCCTGGAGCATGGCCCCGGTTCCCCTCCCCACTCTGTCCATCTGTTTCCTCCACAATCCATCACCTAaaagtgtttctctctcttgacACTTGTCTGTCAGCAGCTCGCGCAGGTTTGAGGCCTTTCAAGTTCGCTGCAGGAAACGTCAGAATTGGTTTCAGAGGTGGGACAAAGGGATTTAAGGAatgcagagagaaacacaagtgTGTACATCGGTGTACATTACAAAGACAGCGACGTGGAAATAAACTTGGACCGATGAGTGAATTGTTGCTTGTAAAAGGGTTTATGTGGAGAAACAGGATTATGGAAATCAACGGAGATGCATTCAGGAAAGTCGAGCAAAGCCTGACGGGAGAAAACAGTTTTACCTGTCTGGCATTCCTCGCCTTCCACTCAACTAAGCACCCTGATTACCCCAGATCTCCTCAACATCAAAGAGCCCTCAATACAGAAGCCATCGCACATGCATGGAGAGATTCAGGgcgggagagcgagagagccaggagggaggaaggagctgGGGAGTGGGGGTCGGGCAGACAGAGGGGTGGGGGTCGGGCAACCACACTCCTATTGCATACAGGAGTATCATTCAAAACAAATCCATTCCAGCTGCCCTTTGCCTCACCTGGCAAGGTGAGCCAGAAACATTGGAATTGGCCAAACATTTGGGGAAGGAAAATGTATAATACtccttcattcattttttattgtcGGCAATGTGGAAGCAAATGTAGGACAAGAAGACTGAAGGTGGTAAAAGAAGGTGTATAAACACGGCCTGTTACTCCTCTTCCTAATAGCTTTAGTTTTCCCTTCCCTCTCCCTGCACGGCCACCCAAGTGTGATGCTCGTGCTTGTGGGAAGACCATCGTGTCAGGTGGCGAGGCGAGGAGCCTCCGCGACTGGCGCTTGAGGTCAGACGTAGGTTTATTTTCCTAAGCAGGCCTCTGTCCAAAAACATCCTCTGCAGCGTCCTCAGTGTCCGCCAGGTGCTGACCAGACAGAGTCCGTCAGCGGTGCAAGGAGTGCAACCACCGGGAGATGgactgcttctctctctcccagtgacTCGAGAGACGATTCCTTTCCATTTGCAAACTGGGCATTCAGGTCACATCGTCATGCATGGATTACCGATACACCAGGCACTTGACATTACTCGGGGATGACACATGCACCCAGGGGACTGCATGCACTGTGGATACATGTTACTTTACTAATGGTTCAATCTTATCTGCTACTCTCAGGACCCTTAACGCCCGGTTAATACCGGATGCAGAAAAACGCACTGCACTTTTAGGAGACCCGTTGACccagtagtataaaagcatatacttacttgttgctccaacttTAACTGCAAAAACGTGcccacttttctctttttttatgttgtctttatacaacatgtgccgaggatcatacaactcactgtactatCCATtatccacttcaattattaatttaatgtcatccatcttcaagaacttctctgctgtttgctccgttcaaTGTCGGGTTTCGAGGggaaattacgtattctccagtCTAGCTTATGTTGAGAATATGtggcccccccacccccccccccccccccacacacacacacactatttctATCTATATGACTGCCTTTCGCGCGGCGCATCTCAGCCTATGTGAAACGCACATAGCCCCGGTGTAAACCCGGCGTAACTCACCTGATAGTCCCAAAAAACGAATTGGTTCGCTCAACCTTCTTGGTACTGAAATATCTCCACTTGATTGTGATGGATGGTGACATTTTATACAACTTACCCCCTTAATTATCCTTAAAGCCTATTTCTGGTGATATGCATCAACAGCTTGATTGCCAATTGGATGAACTGCCATGAGAAGGCTTACTGGCTTCAGGGCACTTGTTGTTTATTACTCATTAGAAATATGAGCATCAAAGATTTCCACATCTTggttaaaaaacattcaacaaaaatattgttttgctcCTTgggaacaaagaaaacaatccCTCGTACCCAAACATCCTGCTTCCCTCAGCCCACTTCTCCACGTGCTTGTTTGGGtaacatgaaacttggtgaCAGCAACATTGAGACGGAGAAGAAAAGGTTTGAGGAACCACCAGAGAACTTTGTGTGAGGCAATTGTTTAAATCCTGTCAGCGACATGAACAAGTGAGTGACGAAGATCCTGTGATAGCTTCAAACAGGGAGACGCATGATGTATTTCATTAACATTGGAGCATCCCAGAGGAGAACAGACTGTTTCCagcttttgttttcaattgTATTCATACACTCATAGTGAAAACTTTATTGGAACCATTTGGTAATGATTTGATCCTTGTGTTTAGAGGACATCATTAatcacagtttgaaaatgtcatGAAGGAGTGAGAATAAACCATATCCACCTAATGAACCTTTTATTCACAGTTGAAGGAGTTTTTGTTTTGggagtctttgtgtttgtcaacaGCTTCAACGTGGTTGTGTAACTAAGTGTCTCTGTCACTGAAGAAGAATTCCCCTATGTCAAGCCTCTTCGGTGCCAGtgtaattgttttcatttgaaatgtttgcatGCAACTAATTACGATTTTAGTatcaaataaacagaaaataaacgtTTCCCTTGAACAGTTCAGTGACTCATGCTGAAGACAATGCTGAACACAAAAGATTAAACAAAACCTCTGATGAGGTACACAAGTAATCTTCGTTGTTTCCGTCGAGGAACCGGGGGCGAAAGAGAAGACAGACATTTGGCTTGGACAAGAATGAGTGGGAAAGAGCAGCAGCATAGCAACTGATGAATGTTTTACTGTGGTCTTATCATTGTCAGGGAGCTTCGTATCATATGTGCAGACAGCCTGTCAGCAGCTCCCAATAAgagtccccccccacccacgcCCAAAAAAGGCACAACCCTTGTTTTTTTGACCATATAGATTTGAAGCATATTCACAGTTCAATTGATTTAAAACACATATGAGAAATAAGCAGCTTCGTGTTTATAATAATTCCAACTTAAGGCCTGAGGCTTGAGTCCCAAAGCAAGATTAGTCAGATAACTTTGGATTTGTCTATATGCATCATAACATTTTACTGAGATAGATCATTATCTTAAGTTAGCCTACTGTAAAATGACAGGTACTAATTTATACAACCAAGCTGAAGTGGACACAAAGATGCAAATGACTAAGGCCAAACCATCTTGATCACCAAggctgcagtagaggtcataatgccagcctcctccatgccagtggcaggaagtggagatgcatagtccatgtttatatacagtcaatgaaCCAGAGTCACTTTGCTGTCCACCATCATTTGATTAAAAGTAACATAGCTACAATGCATCCATTGTACGGTATTTCAGTTTCCTTCTTATTCTAATCTCAATACTGACATTGGGATTCTATAAGATCCCCCTACCTATTCTGTGAACCGTGCTCACAGCTGAACAAGTAAACCAGGGATAAGACGGCCATGCACCAAACTATTTTGACATGAACaagacaaatgaaataaaaccttGTAGACGAATAAATGGAAGCATTGTTTTCCAGTTGGATGATTATATCtgacagtgatgtgtgtgtgagtgcgtgtgcatgtgtgtgtgggtgtgtgtgcgtgtgtgtgtgtgtgtgtgtgcgtgtgtgcgtgtgagaaaACAGCATGACAGATTTGTGGAAGCACATCTGGAATAACAGTTTGAGATTACACTGCTTTGAATGTAATGTGATATATACAGTGAATTAGCGGCTGGAGCTGGGACCCTCATTGCTCTCAGTCTGGAGGTTTGCATTTCTTCCACTGACAGACTAATGACTGATTATAAACACTGTTAACTGGCTGAGTGAGTTATGCAGGTTTCTGTCTTGGCTTTGAAACACACTGTGAATCACATGTAttagtgtttttattgatttccctTCTGTGCTGCAGTAGAGGCAGCAGCCTATTTATTTCCACTGATAGTACATGAATGGTGAATTAATCGTCTTCCAATGTACTATTTCTTTCTTATAAGTGTTCTTTGCACCTTCCAGTGGCTGAAAGGTGAATTTAACAATTCTCTACAGTGAGGAAGTCACAGTGCAGAAGACCTGAACAGGTTTCTAAAAATATCTCCCCTTAACAAACTTAAATAACTTACAGTCCCCCAGAATGGTCACTGGGAGATTTAaattgagtgtgtctgtgtctgtgtgtctgtgccacaGTCAAAGACTCGATGATGAGAACATGTCTGGGGAACTCACATCTGTCGCCATTTTCCGTCTCCCCGTCTGACTGTGGCACCCTTACATTAACCCCTGTTGTGCCAGCTCCCACTTAAAAAGAACTAGTtcaagtttgatttaaatgtcattatttacTGTTGAAGGGCTGGATGTGTGACTCTGCAGAACCGCTGCCATGTGTGCACAGCTATTTCAGCATTACTGACCTCTCATTTATACAGTTGAGTCAAAGAACTTGGTTTATGGATCTCAAGAAATAATAAAGCATTTTCTCCACTAGTGAAacatctttttaaaataaatgtctaaaagaaCAATGAGTAAAGATATTGCTGGACTCAACGAACGTTCCCAGGATAGAAAAGTCTGAGATCAGCTGCATGTTTAGAGACAGAGCTGATGCAGGATCAGATGCTGTGTGGCCATCTCTCCACAGGGTGGCGCCATTATGAATTCTACCCTTCCATGTTTAAAGGCGGAAAGATTGAAGACTTTGTCTTTGATAATATTTTtacaccattttttttaaatgtaatagtCACTCCTATCCTTATGTATTCCACTGTATATATTCCGTTTAAGTTGTATATATAaaattctattttatacttACTCGCTCTTTTATCCATGTTacttatttatacttttatcaATGTCAACTTTTTTGACTATCCCTATTATAACTGCACCACAGCAAATCTCCCCATTGTGGGAGATTGGGACCTTTAAAGGACGAAAAAGcacttaaaaatataaaatgtttactaTTGAATTAGATACCTGACATTTAGCCCTAGTGTTATCTGctggttatttatttgtttaggtTCTTTTATCAACAAAAGTACATTTCTGTTGTATTAATAAGACAAAGTTCCTAACTggcatcaaaatgtgtttgagatgttttcaagcaacaaaacatgcattgagtgttttttctttcaaatatattttagttgttccactttatcaaacatgttttctgAGAAGTTTATATCTGATTACTGTGTTGTAagctgttttatattttcaataaaGTAGAGAAGGACAATTTGCTTCTAGGACTGTGTGTTACTTGGATGAGTTTTGAATTGAAAACATGTGGGGACCATGGACTGGATATAAACATGTGGGGacaatagactgtatataacaCATGTGgggaccatagactgtatataaacatgtggggaccatagactgtatataaacatgtgGGGACCAgtggtttttaaaaacaaccaaaatgtATTAGTTAAGTTGTTACTGCAGGAACCTTCGTCTCCAGTCCAATAGGCGGCGGTAAACCCCAGTGATGCGGTTTCCCGCCAGAGGAAAGAAGCGGAAAAAGACTGCGGAACTAAGTAGTttctaaaaacaaatgtttccgGTCGACGTTGTTTTGTGTGCGGACTGGTGGACGTTCGATTGATTCGCGCTAAGTTTATCACTCCGGCCTCAAACTGGATAACTCAACGACCATTCCAGGTAGGTCCTGTACATTGATCATATATTCTAGTTCATAGCTTCAGATTTATCGCCCACATTGTTTACTCTGGAAATCTAATGGAGGAATGATGTGGTATAAATACAGTAGCATAATGCTAAACGTTATGCTAACACACACCAGACAACTTATAGATGTGTGTTCCGTTGTTAACGGTCCACTGTTTCACACCTGGTGTGTTAGTTGTTTCATAGAAGTCTTTAACTGTAGTgttgaaacacaaagagaaagtgtgtgtgtgtgtgtgtgtgtgtgtgtgtgtgtgtgtgtgtgtgtgtgtgtgtgtgtgtgtgtgtgtgtgtgtgtgtgtgtgtgtgtgtgtgtgtgtgtgtaagcgacTCTTAAGTTTGAACAGTATGTGTAGCCCATAAACCGCATTGTGAAAAATGTTTTAGGTACTATAAGTAGCCTAAATATGGTGCCCTCCAAATGTATTAAAGTAAGTTATGTgttaataataatctgtgtttttatttggcaCCTTTCAAGTCCCAAGGTGgaggaaaaaacattaaaagcagcAAGTTAAAATAGATCTTTTAAAACATCAGGTTGAAACAGATTGCCTgaagaggatttaaaaaatattccaCTGAGTCGAAAGAAAGTAGATTGAATGGAACAGATTCCAAGGAGCTGGAACAACAACATGGACTGCCCAGTCTCCTGCAGAGAGGACCCACCGACCCCTGATCTGAGGATGTCAGTGTCCTGCTGGTTTGATAAGGACGCAGCAATTCGTTAACTTAAACAGGAGCCAGATCGTGTGAAGCTTTAATTATCAAGCTGACTTCacacagcaaacaaaacaagtcGGTGTCTGGTGTGGTCACGCTCAGTCTCTGAATCAAACAATAGTGGTGTTTTGTGCATGTTGGAGAACTTTGAATTCAGGCTGTGTCGGTGTGTCTTCAGGTAATCAAAGCCATGCTGGGGTCATTGTCATGCTTGAGGATGAACGGGGGACCTGTCAGAAGTATTGTGGCatataaaagaatataaatagtGCCAGAAACGTGATGGACATCCctgtacatgcacacaacactgaAATACTTAACTGATTCCCTCTTGTATATCTTTTCTTACAGGTCCTAACAAGGACAACATCAGGGCTGGATGCAAGAAATGTGGATATCGTAAGTAAAGCTTCGACCCTTGAGTGCCATGAATACTTAAGGATGTGTTATAGAAGTCCCTCTTTAAATCTGAATAATTGTGGGTTTGTTGTAGTCATGATAGAATCTGTTATTAAGCTCTAATGTACAACTCTTAAAACATATCGGTGAGCAATATGAGTCAAATTCTGTTTTTTGCTACATTTTCCAGACCCTGTTGCATATCCACTTATAAAGGTTATAAGAGTTGAGGTTTAGGATtcgaaaatgtaaataataaaacaaaacgtTCTGCTTTACTGTTGTTGTTCATCCATTCTCTTCTCTGTGTGGATTTTCTCCAGCCGGCCACTTAACGTTCGAATGCCGAAATTTCGTCCGAGTCGACCCCCAGAAAGACATAGTTCTGGATGTGAGCAGCACCAGCACTGAGGAGAGTGAAGAGGACGACCCTCCACCTCAGCGCACTGAGAAGCAGGCGAAAAGTAGCCAGCATCGCAGACGTAAGAGATTCAATCCCACAATTGTTTTTGAATCTCTATAAAGATCAATGCATCGATCCTGTGAGACTCATCAGGTGGTTTGTGAATGTACATAGACAAACAGAAGCATAAGCCCCAGCAGTGCAGGTGGACttacttgtttttaatgttgagTAACTTGCCTTTATAAATTTATGAGCAGATACTAAGTAAAAAGAATCTCGACCGATCTGATTACAAATGCTACATTTTAGGTCCCAATGACGACGACAGACAAAAGCGGAAGAAGAGCAAAAGCAGAAAGTCAAGAAAAAGGTaacattatttttcaaaatgtcacattgttatACTTGTATAGTCTTCTGCCTTTGCAGATCAGTGAAGTTACTTGACTGACTTAAATCAAGAATAATCTGAGTaggaataaaatatattttgcgcAGGTTTTAACTCTTGTTAATTATTGTCAATTCCTCATTGTGGTCAATGGTATTTATTACCAAAggattatatatgttttatagtATTAACTATAATTGCATTAGTCACAGGTTTTTGTGATCTTTTAATCATCCCCACCCTTTTCCCCCAATCCCAAGATCTGTTTCCTCGAGTGATGAGGAGACcacgaagaagaaaaagaaacgcGACCAGTCCGACTCCTCGTCTgataaagaggagaagaggaagaaaaagaaaatgaaaagccacaagaagaaaagcaaaaagaCCAAAAAGGAGCATGCGAAGCAGCCCAAGAAAAGCCAGAAGAGCAGAAAACCAAAGTCctcgtcatcctcctcctcttcctccagctccagtgAATCATCAGACGGTGAATGAGTTAATCGTCTGTGCAGCGTCTGGAGCTCCGACATGTTGTGTATATAATGCAGCCAGTGACATACACATATTTAGAAAGAATCCGATGCAGAGGGTTCTTTAAGGGAATTGAATATCTCACAAAAGGCACTGTTTACTgctgtaaaactcacacatgGAATTATAGCACCGTCATGCTAATGAAAACTTCACCAAGACAGGCATTTTGTATTCGACAGTGTTTGTGCAGAGTCATCTTCAGTGACCTACTGCAGTGTTATTCATTGTGTTCATACTGAATAATTTCAGTGTAGTCGTTTCTCGTTATAAG
The nucleotide sequence above comes from Platichthys flesus chromosome 9, fPlaFle2.1, whole genome shotgun sequence. Encoded proteins:
- the srek1ip1 gene encoding protein SREK1IP1, which translates into the protein MRFPARGKKRKKTAELIYHSGLKLDNSTTIPGPNKDNIRAGCKKCGYPGHLTFECRNFVRVDPQKDIVLDVSSTSTEESEEDDPPPQRTEKQAKSSQHRRRPNDDDRQKRKKSKSRKSRKRSVSSSDEETTKKKKKRDQSDSSSDKEEKRKKKKMKSHKKKSKKTKKEHAKQPKKSQKSRKPKSSSSSSSSSSSSESSDGE